One Alteromonas sp. KC3 DNA segment encodes these proteins:
- the trxA gene encoding thioredoxin codes for MENFVANHQATIVDITVENFQQIIVEASQEKLVLIDFWADWCEPCKDLMPILEKLAGEYSQHLILAKVDCEAQQEVAAQFGIRSLPTVMVVQNGQPVDGFAGVQPEQQIREMLAKYLPNPEDDLLATAGKAIQAGDYAQALPAAKEALSLNPDNVNAKYMLIDCYIETGSIDVAKTLLEEIKLVDQDSRYKSLAGKIELAEQAADTPEIRQLMAAVEANPDDLQLKIDLAVQLQQANKAQDALALLYSVLKKELGFGDARKLMMDMMNALPDGDPLKSEYRRKVYSLLY; via the coding sequence ATGGAAAATTTCGTTGCAAATCATCAGGCAACCATTGTTGATATTACCGTAGAAAACTTTCAGCAAATTATTGTTGAAGCATCACAAGAGAAGTTGGTACTTATCGACTTTTGGGCTGACTGGTGTGAGCCGTGTAAAGACCTTATGCCAATACTAGAAAAGCTGGCTGGCGAGTACAGTCAGCATTTGATTTTGGCCAAGGTAGACTGTGAAGCGCAGCAAGAAGTCGCTGCACAATTTGGCATTCGCAGTTTGCCCACAGTAATGGTAGTACAAAATGGTCAACCTGTAGACGGATTTGCCGGTGTACAGCCTGAACAACAAATTCGAGAAATGCTTGCGAAATACCTACCAAATCCAGAAGACGACTTACTGGCAACGGCAGGAAAAGCGATTCAAGCTGGTGATTATGCGCAAGCCTTACCTGCAGCAAAAGAAGCGCTTTCACTTAACCCTGATAACGTGAACGCCAAGTACATGCTTATCGATTGTTATATAGAAACAGGTTCAATCGATGTGGCTAAGACACTGCTTGAGGAAATTAAGCTTGTTGACCAAGACTCTCGATATAAATCGCTAGCAGGTAAAATTGAGCTGGCTGAGCAAGCGGCTGATACTCCAGAAATTAGACAATTAATGGCAGCCGTAGAGGCTAACCCTGATGACCTTCAGTTAAAAATTGATTTAGCTGTACAGTTACAGCAAGCCAACAAGGCCCAAGACGCCTTAGCGCTTCTGTATAGCGTATTAAAGAAGGAGTTGGGTTTTGGCGATGCGCGAAAGCTGATGATGGACATGATGAACGCATTGCCCGATGGCGATCCGCTAAAGTCGGAATACCGCCGAAAAGTATACAGCCTGCTTTACTAA